In the genome of Sorangium aterium, one region contains:
- a CDS encoding glycosyltransferase family 4 protein yields MRVLLITKIFPNATNPVQAPFNRRQFAALSRYCDIDVFATIPWFPWASRFSRWSMSSDAPREDVIEGLPVRHPRFLYVPKVAPYLNGPLYAASMLFELARHRPAPDVIVGSFAYPDGFAAVCLAELLGVPAVVKVHGSDVDVLSRQPAVKPSLEWGLQRATRVVAVSKQLAEGVNALGVPRDRIDVVMNGVDRGMFHPRDRREARAALGRPAERRLLLYVGHLLRDKGALDAIAAFERIAAAHPDIDLALVGSGADEQACRSAAERLGGRVLMTGRLPHDEVARWVAACDALVLPSHHEGTPNVVIESLASGRRVVATRVGGIPDVISRPELGELVSPGDLPALAGAMARAAHAPYDPERISALSGCKGWDESARALHDTLVLARSERRSPALAAAPLRVPVIDKRPALQADAQPPASVRWAPPPSRRFPDGAQLGVSQA; encoded by the coding sequence ATGCGCGTCCTGCTTATCACCAAGATCTTCCCGAACGCGACAAACCCGGTACAGGCGCCGTTCAACCGGCGGCAGTTCGCCGCGCTTTCGAGGTATTGCGACATCGACGTCTTTGCGACGATCCCCTGGTTTCCGTGGGCTTCCAGGTTCTCTCGGTGGTCCATGTCGAGCGACGCGCCTCGCGAGGACGTGATCGAGGGATTGCCGGTGCGCCACCCGCGGTTCCTCTATGTGCCCAAGGTGGCGCCCTATCTCAATGGCCCGCTCTATGCGGCGTCCATGCTCTTCGAGCTGGCGCGCCACCGTCCGGCGCCGGACGTCATCGTCGGCTCGTTCGCCTATCCGGACGGGTTCGCCGCGGTGTGCCTCGCGGAGTTGCTCGGCGTCCCGGCGGTCGTCAAGGTGCACGGCTCGGACGTCGACGTGCTCTCGCGGCAACCGGCGGTCAAGCCCTCGCTGGAGTGGGGTCTCCAGCGCGCGACCCGCGTCGTCGCCGTGAGCAAGCAGCTGGCCGAGGGGGTCAACGCGCTCGGCGTCCCGCGTGACCGCATCGATGTCGTCATGAACGGCGTCGATCGCGGCATGTTCCACCCCCGCGACCGGCGCGAGGCCCGCGCCGCCCTGGGCCGCCCCGCGGAGCGCCGGCTGCTGCTCTACGTCGGCCACCTTCTCCGGGACAAGGGCGCGCTCGACGCGATCGCCGCGTTCGAGCGCATCGCCGCCGCGCACCCCGACATCGACCTCGCGCTGGTCGGGAGCGGCGCGGACGAGCAGGCCTGCAGGTCCGCGGCGGAGCGGCTCGGCGGGCGCGTCCTGATGACCGGTCGCCTGCCGCACGACGAGGTGGCGCGCTGGGTCGCCGCTTGCGATGCGCTGGTCCTGCCGAGCCATCACGAGGGCACGCCCAACGTCGTGATCGAGTCGCTCGCGTCGGGCCGCCGGGTGGTCGCGACGCGGGTCGGGGGCATCCCCGACGTGATCAGCCGCCCCGAGCTCGGCGAGCTCGTCTCGCCCGGCGATCTCCCCGCCCTGGCCGGCGCGATGGCGCGCGCGGCGCACGCGCCCTACGATCCCGAGCGGATCTCGGCGCTCTCCGGGTGCAAGGGGTGGGACGAGAGCGCTCGAGCTCTCCACGACACGCTCGTCCTGGCGCGGAGCGAGCGGCGCTCGCCGGCGCTCGCGGCTGCGCCGCTGCGCGTGCCCGTGATCGACAAGCGCCCCGCGCTCCAGGCGGACGCGCAACCCCCTGCGTCCGTGCGATGGGCGCCGCCCCCATCGCGGCGGTTCCCCGACGGCGCGCAGCTCGGGGTGAGCCAGGCCTGA
- a CDS encoding glycosyltransferase family protein, whose product MAKIGYYVHGRGRGHASRALPILGALRERGHELRIYGGGQAADLLGALPEHRLVRPIRRGLAGVLELPRRLAKEIVEQAGFRPDAIVSDGDVPSLLAARALGIPAVALGHDLVFSRCRLPEGLPRLRVLACRRTTWASSRARRAVAVHFLPIEPETPGTLVARPERRLTPARAGEPGAVVCYFSECDARRVLELVARDGRRVVAFGDAGLDVPGVEARPFDPGAFLAHLEGASAVVTTAGSNVLAECVLAGKPVLALYDDRHNEQTLNALLAERAGVAVASSLAALSPAVVGRFFDRCRAADFARVDLERALPSAPSAVLALLDEACAGAS is encoded by the coding sequence GTGGCCAAGATCGGCTACTACGTCCACGGGCGCGGGCGCGGGCACGCGAGCCGCGCGCTCCCGATCCTGGGAGCCCTCCGCGAGCGCGGCCACGAGCTCCGGATCTACGGCGGCGGCCAGGCGGCGGACCTGCTCGGCGCGCTCCCGGAGCACCGCCTCGTGCGGCCGATCCGCCGCGGGCTCGCGGGCGTGCTCGAGCTCCCGCGCCGCCTGGCGAAGGAGATCGTCGAGCAGGCGGGCTTCCGGCCCGACGCCATCGTGAGCGACGGCGACGTCCCGTCGCTGCTCGCCGCGCGCGCGCTCGGCATCCCCGCCGTCGCGCTCGGCCACGATCTCGTCTTCTCGCGCTGCCGCCTGCCCGAGGGGCTGCCGAGGCTGCGGGTGCTCGCGTGCCGGCGCACGACCTGGGCCTCCAGCCGGGCGCGCCGCGCGGTCGCCGTCCACTTCCTGCCGATCGAGCCGGAGACGCCGGGCACCCTCGTCGCGCGGCCCGAGCGCCGGCTCACCCCCGCGCGCGCCGGCGAGCCCGGGGCCGTCGTCTGCTACTTCAGCGAGTGCGACGCGCGACGGGTGCTCGAGCTCGTCGCGCGCGACGGCCGGCGCGTGGTCGCGTTCGGCGACGCGGGCCTCGACGTGCCCGGCGTCGAGGCGCGCCCCTTCGATCCGGGCGCGTTCCTCGCTCACCTCGAGGGCGCGTCGGCGGTCGTGACCACCGCCGGCAGCAACGTCCTCGCCGAGTGCGTGCTCGCCGGCAAGCCCGTGCTCGCGCTCTACGACGACCGCCACAACGAGCAGACGCTCAACGCGCTGCTCGCCGAGCGGGCCGGCGTCGCCGTCGCGAGCTCGCTCGCGGCGCTCTCGCCGGCCGTCGTGGGGCGCTTCTTCGATCGCTGCCGCGCCGCCGACTTCGCTCGCGTCGACCTGGAGCGCGCGCTGCCGAGCGCGCCTTCCGCCGTGCTCGCTTTGCTGGACGAGGCGTGCGCGGGCGCCTCGTGA
- a CDS encoding DUF1552 domain-containing protein — protein MKPFRLSRRAVLRGLGGAALTLPFLEAMGCSKRLAPASEQTGRAAFGVEFPKRFIVLYTPNGTVPPDFWPSSSTFQNGEELSPILAPLKDHNRDLLVLGNVSALSALTGPGDAHQKGTGQCLTARAMQEGDFPGDAGLSCGWADGISVDQEIANHIGTKTKFLSLELGVLVYGATVGARLAYRGPAQPLPPENSPYAAFDRLFSDLSVAPADAMRKTEQRRAVLGKVASDYDRLRKRLGAADRLKLDGHLASVEDIASRLDRGSAPASPACAAPTLTPDLDVDKVASMPELCRLQLDLIAMSLACDLTRVASLHFTNSATTKVLSFLGPDITEGHHPMAHNGYADQVNRGRLTRISRFYAEQLAYLIAKLKSMPEGDGTVFDNTVIFWTNEHADGNHLRKNIPYVVAGSAGGHFKTGRYVVQKKEVAHNDLLLSLLHAMGVEADTFGDPDYCTGPLVGV, from the coding sequence ATGAAGCCGTTCCGACTCAGCCGCCGCGCCGTGCTCAGGGGCCTCGGCGGCGCGGCGCTCACGCTGCCGTTCCTCGAGGCGATGGGCTGCTCGAAGCGGCTCGCGCCGGCGTCGGAGCAGACGGGGCGGGCCGCGTTCGGGGTCGAGTTCCCGAAGCGGTTCATCGTGCTCTACACGCCGAACGGCACCGTCCCGCCGGACTTCTGGCCGTCGTCCTCGACGTTCCAGAACGGCGAGGAGCTGTCGCCCATCCTCGCGCCGCTCAAGGATCACAACAGGGATCTGCTGGTGCTCGGCAACGTGAGCGCGCTGTCGGCGCTGACGGGGCCGGGCGACGCGCACCAGAAGGGCACGGGGCAGTGCCTGACGGCGCGCGCGATGCAGGAGGGCGACTTCCCGGGCGACGCCGGGCTGTCGTGCGGCTGGGCCGACGGCATCTCGGTCGACCAGGAGATCGCGAACCACATCGGCACGAAGACCAAGTTCCTCTCGCTCGAGCTCGGCGTGCTCGTCTACGGGGCGACCGTGGGCGCGCGCCTCGCGTACCGCGGGCCGGCGCAGCCGCTGCCACCGGAGAACAGCCCGTACGCCGCGTTCGACAGGCTCTTCTCCGACCTGTCGGTCGCGCCCGCGGACGCGATGCGGAAGACCGAGCAGCGCAGGGCGGTGCTCGGCAAGGTGGCCTCGGACTACGACCGGCTGCGCAAGCGGCTGGGCGCCGCGGATCGGCTGAAGCTCGACGGGCACCTCGCGTCGGTGGAGGACATCGCGTCGCGCCTCGATCGCGGTTCGGCGCCGGCCTCCCCGGCGTGCGCCGCGCCGACGCTGACGCCGGATCTCGACGTCGACAAGGTCGCCAGCATGCCGGAGCTCTGCCGGCTCCAGCTGGATCTCATCGCGATGTCCCTCGCCTGCGATCTGACGCGGGTCGCGAGCCTGCACTTCACGAACTCCGCGACGACCAAGGTGCTGAGCTTCCTCGGGCCGGACATCACCGAGGGCCACCACCCGATGGCGCACAACGGCTACGCCGATCAGGTGAACCGCGGGCGGCTCACCAGGATCAGCCGCTTCTACGCCGAGCAGCTCGCGTACCTGATCGCCAAGCTGAAGAGCATGCCGGAGGGCGACGGTACGGTCTTCGACAACACGGTGATCTTCTGGACCAACGAGCACGCGGACGGCAATCACCTGCGCAAGAACATCCCTTATGTCGTCGCCGGGAGCGCGGGAGGCCACTTCAAGACGGGCCGATACGTCGTCCAGAAGAAGGAGGTCGCGCACAACGATCTGCTCCTGTCGCTGCTCCATGCGATGGGCGTCGAGGCCGACACGTTCGGCGACCCGGACTACTGCACAGGACCGCTTGTGGGGGTGTGA
- a CDS encoding serine/threonine-protein kinase, producing the protein MARGLPTALVTWPTFAALDVFVVLAVFPSASVARLLLYRLLGEIILLWLYLLARREQTSAELLDAAHVFAVWSTGGLISVMALEFGDLTWNYMHGLSIVMLVDATILPTHFSRSLRMTIPVALSFPIIMGAGASLDPALAAQWTSPRSLVIFACNYIFVLATAILVSAASHGLWSARQQVYEARKLGRYRLVAPVGRGGQNEVWLAWDESLRRDVALKLLRSESKSEGDVRSFEREARATSRLTSPHTIRIFDFGASSDGIFYIAMEHLAGADLATLVRDHGPMPPSRVVHFARQACLSLAEAHDAGVIHRDIKPHNLYITRVGDDQDVLKVLDFGIAKQVSLEGDASMTDVGVIKGTPTYMSPEMISAGAVDARSDIYSLGVTLYYLLTGVAPFDGRTFGKLVYSHLTMPPIPPSLRAPWPLSSELEDVVMRCLAKRPGDRYQSARELLAALDACEPTPSWTPDDARSFWTARAAMPRAEPPPPDPGPTVRLRPEKAVPVA; encoded by the coding sequence ATGGCGCGGGGCCTCCCCACGGCGCTCGTGACCTGGCCCACGTTCGCGGCGCTCGACGTGTTCGTGGTGCTCGCGGTGTTTCCGAGCGCCTCGGTCGCCCGGCTGCTGCTCTACCGGCTGCTCGGCGAGATCATCCTGCTCTGGCTGTACCTCCTCGCCCGCCGCGAGCAGACCTCGGCAGAGCTCCTCGACGCGGCGCACGTCTTCGCGGTCTGGAGCACGGGGGGGCTCATCTCCGTGATGGCGCTGGAGTTCGGGGATCTGACCTGGAACTACATGCACGGGCTGTCGATCGTGATGCTCGTCGACGCGACGATCCTGCCGACGCACTTCTCGCGGTCGCTCCGGATGACGATCCCGGTGGCGCTCAGCTTCCCCATCATCATGGGCGCGGGGGCGTCCCTCGACCCGGCGCTCGCGGCGCAGTGGACGTCGCCTCGGTCGCTCGTGATCTTCGCCTGCAACTACATCTTCGTGCTCGCCACCGCGATCCTGGTGTCGGCGGCGAGCCACGGCCTCTGGTCGGCGCGCCAGCAGGTCTACGAGGCCCGCAAGCTCGGCCGCTACCGGCTCGTGGCGCCTGTCGGTCGGGGCGGGCAGAACGAGGTGTGGCTCGCCTGGGACGAGTCGCTCCGCCGCGACGTGGCGCTGAAGCTGCTCCGCAGCGAGAGCAAGTCCGAGGGCGACGTGCGCAGCTTCGAGCGCGAGGCGCGCGCGACGAGCCGGCTCACGTCGCCGCACACGATCCGGATCTTCGATTTCGGCGCGAGCAGCGACGGCATCTTCTACATCGCGATGGAGCACCTGGCCGGCGCCGACCTGGCCACCCTGGTGCGCGATCACGGCCCGATGCCGCCCTCCCGGGTCGTCCACTTCGCGCGGCAGGCCTGCCTCTCGCTCGCGGAGGCGCACGACGCGGGCGTCATCCACCGCGACATCAAGCCCCACAACCTCTACATCACGCGCGTGGGCGACGATCAGGACGTGCTCAAGGTGCTCGACTTCGGGATCGCGAAGCAGGTGAGCCTGGAGGGAGACGCGAGCATGACGGACGTCGGCGTCATCAAGGGAACGCCGACGTACATGTCCCCGGAGATGATCTCGGCCGGCGCCGTGGACGCCCGGAGCGACATCTACTCGCTCGGGGTCACGCTCTATTACCTGCTGACGGGCGTGGCCCCCTTCGACGGCCGGACCTTCGGCAAGCTCGTCTACTCGCACCTGACGATGCCGCCGATCCCGCCGTCGCTGCGCGCGCCCTGGCCGCTGTCGTCGGAGCTGGAAGACGTGGTGATGCGGTGCCTCGCCAAGCGGCCAGGCGACCGTTACCAGAGCGCGCGCGAGCTGCTCGCGGCGCTCGACGCATGCGAGCCGACGCCGTCGTGGACGCCGGACGACGCAAGGAGCTTCTGGACGGCGCGCGCCGCGATGCCGCGCGCCGAGCCGCCGCCCCCGGATCCCGGCCCCACCGTGCGCCTGCGGCCAGAAAAGGCCGTGCCCGTGGCCTGA
- a CDS encoding nucleotide-binding protein codes for MSARRGGRFTAAALVAPALSLLAGCPGTIDDQERFGRRDGGPQPACADVPAVFAERCGGANCHGPGEPAAGLDLVTLGVGDRVAGRQATSCAGVLADPDRPEESALYVRLTDAPSCGARMPLGGAPYSSEEIACVAAWIAELTPASCSGLDCGCPGCVCTPSAQEACYTGPEGTSGVGRCAAGTRVCNAEGTSWGPCMGEVVPAFDACDTPDDEDCDGATPACEDVWSRGFGDASGQYARSVAFDADGNVIVAGQLEGTVDFGGGPLTAIGTDAFVAKFDRFGTHLWSKVFPGEGNQFAMALAVDAAGSVIVAGRAFGRVDLGGGELASHGVDDVFVAKLGGDGEHIWSKIFGGSGADRCDRIAVDAAGNVLVAGGYNGTVDFGAGELTSAGQRDAFVLRLASEDGRTLLAVRAGGEGDDYAHGIAADADGNLLVAGYFEGSIDLGGAPLESAGLSDIFLAKLRPSGDHVWSARFGDAEADEAHDVAVHQATGDVAFTGTFASTIDLGGDPLVSAGGRDLFVARFSGAGAHLMSRRFGDAEDQLLTDFETGARASVAVDSAGDLLLAGPLFGSADFGGGTLTSRGKTDVYLVKLGASGGHMFSKLFGDVQTQVGLDVAAGSGASVLIAGRFYGAINFGQGALSSAGQGDAFVAKLSL; via the coding sequence GTGTCTGCCCGTCGCGGCGGGCGCTTCACGGCGGCGGCGCTCGTCGCGCCGGCCTTGTCGCTGCTCGCGGGGTGTCCGGGGACGATCGACGACCAGGAGCGGTTCGGCCGGCGGGACGGCGGCCCGCAGCCCGCGTGCGCCGACGTGCCCGCGGTGTTCGCCGAGCGGTGCGGCGGCGCGAACTGCCACGGACCGGGCGAGCCCGCGGCTGGCCTCGACCTCGTCACGCTCGGCGTCGGCGATCGCGTCGCCGGCCGCCAGGCCACGAGCTGCGCCGGCGTGCTCGCCGACCCGGACCGGCCGGAGGAGAGCGCGCTCTACGTGCGGCTCACCGACGCGCCCTCGTGCGGCGCGCGCATGCCGCTCGGCGGGGCCCCGTACTCGTCCGAGGAGATCGCGTGTGTCGCCGCCTGGATCGCGGAGCTCACGCCGGCCTCGTGCAGCGGCCTCGACTGCGGCTGTCCCGGCTGCGTGTGCACGCCGAGCGCGCAGGAGGCGTGTTACACGGGCCCGGAGGGGACGAGCGGCGTCGGGCGCTGCGCGGCCGGCACGCGCGTCTGCAACGCCGAGGGCACGTCGTGGGGCCCGTGCATGGGGGAGGTCGTGCCCGCGTTCGACGCGTGCGACACGCCCGACGACGAGGACTGCGACGGCGCGACGCCCGCCTGCGAGGACGTGTGGAGCCGCGGCTTCGGCGACGCGAGCGGCCAGTACGCCCGATCCGTCGCGTTCGACGCGGACGGCAACGTGATCGTGGCCGGCCAGCTGGAGGGGACCGTCGATTTCGGCGGCGGCCCGCTCACCGCCATCGGCACGGACGCCTTCGTGGCGAAGTTCGACAGGTTCGGCACGCACCTCTGGAGCAAGGTGTTCCCGGGCGAGGGCAACCAGTTCGCGATGGCGCTCGCGGTCGACGCGGCGGGCAGCGTGATCGTGGCGGGCCGCGCCTTCGGCCGCGTCGATCTCGGCGGCGGGGAGCTCGCGTCGCACGGGGTCGACGACGTCTTCGTCGCCAAGCTGGGCGGCGACGGCGAGCACATCTGGAGCAAGATCTTCGGCGGATCCGGCGCGGATCGCTGCGACCGCATCGCCGTCGACGCGGCGGGCAACGTCCTCGTGGCGGGCGGCTACAACGGCACCGTCGACTTCGGCGCCGGCGAGCTCACGAGCGCGGGCCAGCGCGACGCCTTCGTGCTGCGCCTCGCCTCGGAGGACGGCCGGACGCTCCTCGCCGTGCGCGCCGGCGGCGAAGGCGACGACTACGCCCATGGGATCGCGGCCGACGCCGACGGCAACCTGCTCGTCGCGGGTTATTTCGAGGGATCCATCGATCTCGGCGGCGCGCCGCTCGAGAGCGCCGGCCTCTCCGACATCTTCCTCGCCAAGCTCCGTCCTTCCGGCGACCACGTCTGGAGCGCCCGGTTCGGCGACGCCGAGGCGGACGAGGCGCACGACGTCGCGGTCCACCAGGCGACCGGCGACGTGGCGTTCACGGGCACGTTCGCGTCGACCATCGACCTCGGCGGCGATCCGCTGGTGAGCGCCGGCGGGCGGGATCTGTTCGTCGCCAGGTTCTCCGGCGCCGGAGCGCACCTCATGAGCCGGCGCTTCGGCGACGCCGAGGACCAGCTGCTCACCGATTTCGAGACCGGGGCGCGCGCGAGCGTCGCGGTGGACTCCGCCGGCGATCTCCTGCTCGCGGGGCCGCTGTTCGGCTCGGCGGACTTCGGCGGAGGGACGCTGACGAGCCGAGGAAAGACCGATGTCTATCTGGTCAAGCTCGGCGCCTCCGGCGGGCACATGTTCAGCAAGCTGTTCGGTGACGTCCAGACGCAGGTCGGCCTCGACGTGGCGGCAGGCTCAGGCGCGAGCGTGCTGATCGCCGGCCGTTTCTACGGCGCCATCAACTTCGGTCAAGGAGCGCTCTCGAGCGCAGGCCAGGGCGACGCGTTCGTCGCGAAGCTCTCTTTGTAA
- a CDS encoding glycosyltransferase: MTMDAILPLSDHRSDRAPHEAIAPARHTPSTGPARGGHASVRAQAAIPENPFAALSGANGRPLKVAILSDFTRIPYANGAVFQTRALYRALNTCGHQATLIGPRDPDASADEVPPGTVALPSLPLRTYPGVHLPIPVGSSVLDPMRWDFDICFAQTTTLLIEFGIWLRKMRGVPLLCVNTTHLAAAYDVLLPERVSRIGAVHTVLHKTLRAPMERLFVDLYNQGDGLVVLSEGLRDYWRERGVTVPIHVIPRMVPEDVFERPLGPDPYVQLLEERGLDTRGPRLVCAGRHTREKSQHRLIRIFAEHIAPHEPQATLTLVGDGPDSAAYAALARELGVARRVIFTGEVPYSQISDYYRHANLFLHSSLSETFGNVLSEALWCGSPTVAFADGMGVSSQIQSGHNGLLIDPGRGPIAEESANAAFGKAVIALARDPLAAARLGNAAAQRARERSSPLVVQRMLANAFANAREHARQSNLRPLVDGPKALQWLETFRHFRTWMGFTGGLFAFGHLRPAAAPRPKGIQPSFCA; encoded by the coding sequence ATGACGATGGATGCAATTCTGCCGCTCAGCGACCACCGGAGCGATCGCGCGCCGCACGAGGCGATCGCGCCGGCGCGCCACACGCCGTCGACGGGACCCGCGCGGGGAGGGCACGCCTCCGTCAGGGCACAAGCGGCCATTCCAGAGAATCCCTTCGCTGCCCTCTCCGGCGCCAACGGGCGGCCGCTCAAGGTCGCCATCCTCAGCGATTTCACGCGCATTCCTTACGCGAACGGCGCGGTCTTCCAGACGCGCGCCCTGTATCGCGCGCTCAACACCTGTGGTCACCAGGCAACACTGATCGGACCTCGGGATCCGGATGCCTCGGCCGATGAGGTCCCTCCCGGGACCGTCGCCTTGCCGAGCCTGCCGCTGCGCACCTACCCGGGGGTGCACCTGCCGATCCCCGTGGGATCCTCGGTGCTCGATCCGATGCGGTGGGATTTTGACATCTGCTTTGCGCAGACCACGACGCTGCTCATCGAGTTCGGCATCTGGCTGCGCAAGATGCGTGGCGTCCCGCTGCTCTGCGTGAACACGACGCACCTCGCGGCTGCGTACGACGTGCTCCTGCCGGAGCGGGTCTCCCGGATCGGCGCGGTCCACACGGTGCTCCACAAGACGCTCCGCGCGCCGATGGAGCGGCTGTTCGTGGACCTGTACAACCAGGGAGACGGCCTCGTCGTGCTGAGCGAGGGCCTGCGCGATTACTGGCGCGAACGGGGCGTGACGGTGCCGATCCACGTCATCCCGCGGATGGTCCCCGAGGACGTGTTCGAGCGCCCGCTCGGCCCCGACCCGTACGTGCAGCTGCTCGAGGAGCGCGGGCTCGACACGCGCGGCCCGCGCCTCGTCTGCGCGGGCCGCCACACCCGGGAGAAGTCGCAGCACCGGCTGATCCGCATCTTCGCCGAGCACATCGCCCCGCACGAGCCGCAGGCGACGCTCACGCTCGTCGGCGACGGGCCGGACAGCGCGGCGTACGCGGCGCTCGCGCGCGAGCTGGGCGTCGCGCGCCGGGTCATCTTCACGGGCGAGGTGCCGTACAGCCAGATCTCGGACTACTACCGGCACGCGAACCTCTTCCTGCACTCCTCGCTGAGCGAGACGTTCGGAAACGTGCTCAGCGAGGCGCTCTGGTGCGGCTCCCCGACGGTCGCGTTCGCCGACGGCATGGGCGTGAGCTCGCAGATCCAGAGCGGCCACAACGGCCTGCTGATCGACCCGGGCCGCGGGCCGATCGCCGAGGAGAGCGCGAACGCCGCGTTCGGCAAGGCCGTGATCGCGCTCGCGCGCGACCCGCTCGCCGCCGCGCGGCTCGGGAACGCGGCCGCGCAGCGGGCGCGCGAGCGGTCCTCGCCCCTCGTCGTGCAGCGGATGCTCGCGAACGCGTTCGCGAACGCGCGCGAGCACGCGCGGCAATCCAACCTGCGCCCGCTCGTCGACGGGCCGAAGGCGCTCCAGTGGCTGGAGACTTTCCGGCACTTCCGCACCTGGATGGGCTTCACCGGCGGCCTCTTCGCGTTCGGCCACCTGCGCCCCGCGGCGGCGCCGCGGCCGAAGGGCATCCAGCCGTCGTTCTGCGCCTAG
- a CDS encoding DUF1592 domain-containing protein, which translates to MAEPRALRWPIGLLLLASCTGQFGDLPANDEGGEATAPLCASIEPGESPLRRMTRLEYDNTILDLLGDDSRPARAFVPEEESLGFNNQAAALVVSPLLAEQYMTAAEGIATRAAGKLLGEAPACREAAAGAACRGEIAALIASLGKRAFRRPLAEDEIAELAALFDRGLGLGDTPDDASTGLSLVVQAMLQSPHFLYRVELGMPDPVESDVVPLTSYEIASRLSYLLWGTMPDDALFAAAEKGTLGTAAEIEAQARRMLDDPRAREAVKNFHRQWLGLSKIDEIAAGGRDPELYPEYRDELLPLFQAETEAFLDHAIFEEDASVSTLFTASYSMMNRELAELYGIKGGPKGEAFERVELDPSQRAGFLTHAGLLSLYAKPNRSSPVHRGRFVRQSLLCQIPPPPPDVVPEPPMVDRTKTTREQFSQHVSDPGCRSCHTLLDPIGFGFEHYDALGRWRDAENGIPVDASGELTQTDTDGPFDGAVELAHRLAESEQVRACVVKQWFRFGYGRAEQREDACSLSQATEAFEASRYNIRALLVALTQTDAFRYRREIDVGGDVGDDARGASESAPEGEP; encoded by the coding sequence ATGGCTGAACCAAGAGCTCTCCGCTGGCCCATCGGCCTGCTCCTCCTCGCCTCCTGCACAGGGCAGTTCGGCGATCTCCCCGCGAACGACGAGGGCGGCGAGGCGACGGCCCCGCTCTGCGCCTCGATCGAGCCAGGCGAGTCGCCGCTCCGCCGCATGACACGGCTGGAGTACGACAATACGATACTTGATCTCCTCGGCGACGACAGCCGCCCTGCGAGGGCCTTCGTGCCCGAGGAGGAGTCGCTCGGCTTCAACAACCAGGCGGCGGCGCTCGTGGTGAGCCCGCTGCTCGCGGAGCAGTACATGACCGCCGCCGAGGGCATCGCGACGCGCGCGGCGGGCAAGCTGCTCGGCGAGGCGCCCGCGTGCCGCGAGGCCGCGGCGGGCGCCGCGTGCCGCGGCGAGATCGCGGCGCTCATCGCGTCGCTCGGCAAGCGGGCGTTCCGCCGGCCCCTCGCCGAGGACGAGATCGCCGAGCTCGCGGCGCTCTTCGACCGCGGGCTCGGCCTCGGGGACACGCCCGACGACGCGTCGACCGGCCTCTCGCTCGTCGTCCAGGCGATGCTCCAGTCGCCGCACTTCCTCTACCGCGTCGAGCTCGGCATGCCGGATCCGGTGGAGAGCGACGTCGTGCCGCTGACCTCGTACGAGATCGCCTCGCGGCTCTCGTACCTGCTCTGGGGCACGATGCCCGACGACGCGCTCTTCGCGGCCGCCGAGAAGGGGACTCTCGGCACCGCCGCGGAGATCGAGGCGCAGGCGCGGCGCATGCTGGACGATCCGCGGGCGCGCGAGGCCGTGAAGAACTTCCACCGCCAGTGGCTCGGGCTCTCGAAGATCGACGAGATCGCCGCGGGCGGGAGGGACCCGGAGCTCTACCCCGAGTACCGGGACGAGCTCCTGCCGCTGTTCCAGGCCGAGACCGAGGCGTTCCTGGATCACGCGATCTTCGAGGAGGACGCGAGCGTGAGCACGCTGTTCACGGCGTCGTATTCTATGATGAACCGGGAGCTCGCCGAGCTCTACGGCATCAAGGGAGGCCCGAAGGGCGAGGCGTTCGAGCGGGTGGAGCTCGATCCGTCGCAGCGGGCCGGCTTCCTGACGCACGCCGGGCTGCTCTCGCTCTACGCGAAGCCGAACCGGTCCTCGCCGGTCCACCGCGGCCGGTTCGTGCGCCAGAGCCTGCTCTGCCAGATCCCGCCGCCGCCGCCGGACGTGGTCCCGGAGCCGCCGATGGTCGACCGGACGAAGACGACGCGCGAGCAGTTCTCGCAGCACGTGTCCGACCCGGGCTGCAGGAGCTGCCACACGCTGCTCGACCCGATCGGGTTCGGCTTCGAGCACTACGACGCGCTCGGCCGCTGGCGGGACGCCGAGAACGGCATCCCTGTCGACGCCAGCGGCGAGCTCACGCAGACCGACACCGACGGGCCGTTCGACGGCGCGGTCGAGCTCGCGCACCGGCTCGCGGAGAGCGAGCAGGTGCGCGCGTGCGTCGTGAAGCAGTGGTTCCGCTTCGGCTACGGCCGCGCCGAGCAGCGCGAGGACGCGTGCAGCCTCTCGCAGGCGACGGAGGCGTTCGAGGCGTCCCGCTACAACATCAGGGCGCTTCTCGTGGCGCTCACCCAGACCGACGCGTTCCGCTACCGGCGCGAGATCGATGTGGGAGGCGACGTGGGAGACGACGCAAGGGGCGCCTCGGAGAGCGCCCCGGAAGGAGAGCCGTGA